The Haloarcula sp. CBA1127 genomic interval GTAGTCAATCTGTGTCGAACCCCAGGCAATTTCACTTGAGTTCCTCAGTCTTGGGATTGGTCGCTTCAAAATACTCCATTAGGAAGCGGACAAAGAAGACTGATCGGAGCCGAGACCGCCCTGCCGGATGGCGGGTATTTATTCGGCTGACGCCGTTATATTCGGGTGATGGTATCCACAGGCGACACAGCGCCGGACATCTCGGCGACAATCGCGAACGGTGAGGTAGAGGACTTCGAACTGAGCGACCACCTTGGTGATGGGCCGGTCGTGCTGGCCTTCTTCCCGGGCGCGTTCACACCGCCGTGCTCCAACGAGATGGTGGCCCTGCAGGAGCACCTCGGTGACTTCCACGACGCCGGCGCGACGGTCCTCGGCCTCAGCGCCGACTCGGCGTTCTCGCTGAACTCCTTCCGTGATGAGCACGGGCTGGAGTTCGACCTGCTCAGTGACATGGGCCGGTCGGCGATTCAGGACTACGACCTCGAAATTGATATCGAAGACCTCGGGCTGCTCGGCGT includes:
- a CDS encoding peroxiredoxin, with translation MVSTGDTAPDISATIANGEVEDFELSDHLGDGPVVLAFFPGAFTPPCSNEMVALQEHLGDFHDAGATVLGLSADSAFSLNSFRDEHGLEFDLLSDMGRSAIQDYDLEIDIEDLGLLGVANRAVFVVDDDGEVAYSWVADDPTNEPDYEELLDAVKSA